A section of the Choristoneura fumiferana chromosome 5, NRCan_CFum_1, whole genome shotgun sequence genome encodes:
- the mRpS22 gene encoding LOW QUALITY PROTEIN: mitochondrial ribosomal protein S22 (The sequence of the model RefSeq protein was modified relative to this genomic sequence to represent the inferred CDS: inserted 1 base in 1 codon): MSILLKKFAQTSAKTIILRSNDSQQFLIYSRKLSLVPSLYDGEKDPAPKFFSPDIQALLKRLSRPDLAKVFRKRTSSGLPVLRTPKYKFLTTEELEIEVAKANERAETLLQMXPVVKVQQPIHDVLSQDPALIGYDTSKYIFTDISFGVDNEHRIIVERQPDGTLQSCDHDIRKRLNQVYFPIKGRKIREPSMFTDDEKFNSLLDRDQYEFVLDRACIQYEPDEPSYQRVTSIAYQHVDSRNKYDLLRSTRHFGPLVFYLTWHQSIDSLMLDLLQFGAVREAVLLIATRQAIHRDISNGDLAQKLAKQILPTPVQLKKQEQLSEEDILLDNSCIECVQKYITANSAMKSQQELALQGFREDYQQLVELSRGLKIAHGKV, encoded by the exons atgtctatattattaaagaaatttGCACAGACTAGtgctaaaactataattttgCGAAGTAATGATTCACaacaatttcttatttattcaAGAAAATTAAGTTTAGTGCCATCATTGTACG ATGGGGAGAAAGATCCAGCGCCAAAGTTTTTCTCACCGGACATCCAGGCATTACTGAAAAGGTTGTCGAGGCCAGATTTGGCGAAGGTTTTCCGTAAGAGGACCAGCAGTGGTCTTCCTGTCCTTCGTACTCCCAAATACAAATTTCTAACAACTGAGGAACTTGAAATAGAAGTTGCAAAAGCTAACGAAAGGGCAGAAACGCTTCTACAGA CCCCAGttgtaaaa GTCCAGCAGCCTATCCATGACGTCCTGTCCCAAGATCCTGCCCTAATTGGTTATGACACATCCAAATACATTTTCACAGACATCAGTTTTGGAGTGGACAATGAGCACAGAATTATAGTCGAGAG acaACCTGATGGGACGCTCCAGAGTTGCGATCATGACATCAGAAAAAGGTTAAATCAG GTATATTTTCCAATTAAAGGACGCAAGATAAGAGAACCCTCAATGTTTACGGATGATGAAAAATTCAACAGTTTGTTAGACCGAGATCAGTACGAGTTTGTCTTGGACCGAGCATGCATCCAATATGAGCCAGATGAACCCTCGTACCAGAGAGTCACCAGTATTGCATACCAGCATGTTGATTCCCGGAATAAATATGATTTACTGAG ATCCACAAGGCACTTTGGCCCGCTGGTGTTCTACCTGACTTGGCACCAAAGCATTGACAGCCTTATGTTGGATCTTCTCCAGTTTGGTGCAGTCAGAGAAGCTGTCCTGTTAATTGCCACGAGACAAGCAATACACAGAGACATATCTAATGGAGATTTAGCACAGAAACTGGCTAAACAG ATCCTGCCAACGCCAGTGCAGTTAAAAAAGCAAGAACAGCTCTCCGAAGAGGACATTCTATTAGACAACAGCTGCATTGAATGTGTACAGAAATATATCACTGCCAATTCTGCCATGAAAAGTCAGCAAGAACTGGCCTTGCAAGGGTTCAGAGAAGATTATCAGCAACTGGTGGAGTTGAGCCGAGGCCTCAAAATAGCACACGGGAAAGTTTGA
- the LOC141427959 gene encoding MORN repeat-containing protein 3-like, producing the protein MPFYRHPRNFTVLSVTAEKKSIKRGLHHAIFTSRFDKFKGDWNSDLKEGKGSFLTITGKLYEGDWYNGFRHGFGSLSHRLQNGTFRLDYRGQWVRGKPEGVGWWYYENGDVYFGYWKRGHRHGFGKMWYKNGTFYVGYWVRSKKEGLGMFVQENGNRYEGHWENDIKSGLGRFYHLHTGQLQEGCWVDNLCIKSKMSDIIIRQFCDLATQYPIPAEELADAKNILEESQLWLEMKIGDIDKKLQHCIDQMW; encoded by the exons atGCCTTTTTATAGGCATCCTCGCAACTTTACAGTACTCTCCGTAACCGCTGAGAAGAAATCTATTAAGAGAGGCTTACACCATGCCATATTTACTTCTAGATTCGATAAATTTAAGGGCGATTGGAATTCAGACTTAAAGGAAG GCAAAGGATCCTTCCTCACAATCACTGGAAAGCTGTATGAAGGGGATTGGTACAATGGCTTCAG ACACGGCTTCGGTTCACTCAGCCACCGCCTCCAAAATGGCACTTTCCGTCTCGACTACAGAGGGCAATGGGTGCGAGGCAAGCCAGAGGGCGTAGGTTGGTGGTACTACGAAAACGGGGATGTCTACTTCGGCTACTGGAAGAGAGGACATCGACATGGTTTTGGGAAGATGTGGTACAAAAATGGCACTTTCTATGTTGGGTATTGGGTCAGGAGCAAGAAAGAAGGCTTGGGCATGTTTGTACAAG aaaacgGCAACCGCTATGAGGGTCACTGGGAGAACGACATCAAGAGCGGCCTCGGAAGATTCTACCACTTGCACACCGGTCAGCTTCAGGAAGGCTGCTGGGTTGACAACCTTTGCATCAAATCCAAAATGTCCGACATCATTATAAGACAGTTCTGCGACTTGGCGACGCAGTATCCAATTCCTGCT GAAGAATTAGCCGACGCCAAAAATATCCTCGAGGAGAGCCAGTTGTGGCTGGAAATGAAAATAGGAGACATCGACAAAAAACTACAACATTGTATTGACCAAATGTGGTGA